The DNA region GCCATCACCAGCCGGAGCCGCCGCGCCAGCCGTCCGAGAACGACCACGACCAGCGGCCAGACCAGCAGGAACTGCCCCTGCACCGCCAGCGACCAGAAGTGCTGGAGCGGGCTGGCGCTCGGCCCGGCGGCCCCGTAGGCGAGCTGGGACCGGATCATCTCCCAGTTCAGGACGTACGCAGCCGACGCAGCGATCTCCCGCAACGTCGAGCTCCACATCGACCGCGGCATGACCGCCACCATCAGCACCGCCGTCCCGGCCAGCACGATCAGCATGGGAGCCGAGAGCCGCAGGAACGTACGCCCGTAGTGGTCGGCCAGATGGAGCTCCGACGAGGTGACCCGGCGGACCAGCGACCGGGTGACGAGGAACCCGGTCAGCGCCAGGAAGACGTCGACGCCACCGGAGACCCGGCCGTTGCCGAAGAGGTGGAAGACCACCACGAGCGCCAGCGCCAGCCCCCGCAGCCCGTGGATCTCGGCGATGCGCTGAGACGACGGCGGCTGCGGCATCGGGTCACGGTAAGGGTGGCCGGTGACCCGGGGGAGAAGGCCAGGTTAAGAGCCGAGGACCTGCTCCAGATAGGGGTTGGCGAAGGTGCGGGACGGGTCGAGCTTGTCGCGCAGTGCGACGAAGTCACCGAACCGCGGATAGCGTTCGGCCAGGTCGGCGTCGGAGAGCGTGTGCATCTTGCCCCAGTGGGGACGACCACCGGCCTCGCCGGCGATCCGCTCGAAGGCCGCGAAATAGTCCTTGCGCCACGGCGAGGACGGGGCGGTGTGGATGGCGATGTAGACGTTCTCGCGCTCGAACCCGGTGGACAGCGGGATGTCGTCGGCGCCCGCGACCCGGACCTCGACCGGGAAGGAGATGTTCCACGAGGACGCCTCGACCGTGCGCTGCAGCTCGGCGAGGACCTCCATGCCGACGGCGCGCGGGACGGCGTACTCGCTCTCCACGAACCGCACCTTCCGCTGCGAGGTGAAGACCCGGTAGGAGATGTCGGTGAACTCGCGCGGCGAGAGGGCCGAGGCGGCGAAGCGGGCCAGGGGCTTGACCAGGCCGGGGACACGGAGACCGAGCCCGACGGTCGCGCCGAACGCGGTGTTGGAGAGGAGCTCGTCGTCGAACCACCCTCGCACCCGGCCGACCGGGTCCAGCGGCGTCTCCGGCAGCGGCAGCCGGGTGTTGTGCTTGGTCAGCACCCGGGTGGTGTGCGGGAACCAGTAGAACTCGAAGTGGTCGGTGCCCGAGGCGTGCTCATCGAAGGCGCTCATCACGTCGGCGAGCTCGCCGTTGCCCTCGCGCGCGTTCAGCGCGAACAGCGGCTCGGTCTGCAGCGTGACCTCGACGATGATCCCGAGCGCACCGAGCCCCACGCGAGCGTGGTCGAAGACCTCGGGATTCTCCGTCGGCGAGCACGAGAGGACGGAGCCGTCGGCGAGGAGCAGCCGGAGGCCGCGTACCTGGGTCGCCAGGCCGCC from Nocardioides luteus includes:
- a CDS encoding D-arabinono-1,4-lactone oxidase — translated: MSEWQNWAGNQHAGSIEVVVPRDEAELAAVVVAATEAGRRVKPIGAGHSFTAIGSPVDVQVSLDRISGIVRADSTTGLVTVRGGTRLKVLNRALEALGLSMTNLGDIEEQSISGAISTGTHGTGARFGGLATQVRGLRLLLADGSVLSCSPTENPEVFDHARVGLGALGIIVEVTLQTEPLFALNAREGNGELADVMSAFDEHASGTDHFEFYWFPHTTRVLTKHNTRLPLPETPLDPVGRVRGWFDDELLSNTAFGATVGLGLRVPGLVKPLARFAASALSPREFTDISYRVFTSQRKVRFVESEYAVPRAVGMEVLAELQRTVEASSWNISFPVEVRVAGADDIPLSTGFERENVYIAIHTAPSSPWRKDYFAAFERIAGEAGGRPHWGKMHTLSDADLAERYPRFGDFVALRDKLDPSRTFANPYLEQVLGS